The following are from one region of the Salvia hispanica cultivar TCC Black 2014 chromosome 1, UniMelb_Shisp_WGS_1.0, whole genome shotgun sequence genome:
- the LOC125194072 gene encoding uncharacterized protein LOC125194072: protein MQPISLSPSFNSHSNSKVAEIAARVVEEFASLELYDDEIYIDEDENPPTLRSEGGANSDYVEYVNRDEDASDDDEEFEFAFVTRDSELPSPISADEIFHNGQIRPVYPVFNRDLYLQSLRENGLEKGEKVRLPLKKLFSEERETAMTMKTTSSCSSSDADELDGVSEDLYCVWRPAAEGRCKKSSSAGSNSKRWKFKVKDLLLNRSHSEGSNEDFVILSRRKKQNEEDGGKLAPVSGGKTKSAAARPLPPPPPPPPVYGGVKRRSYLPYRQDLVGLFAGVNGLGRTVQPF from the coding sequence ATGCAGCCAATATCGCTCTCTCCCAGCTTCAACAGCCATTCCAACAGTAAAGTCGCCGAAATCGCCGCCCGTGTGGTCGAAGAGTTCGCCTCTCTGGAACTCTACGACGACGAGATTTACATCGACGAAGACGAAAATCCGCCGACTCTTCGATCGGAGGGAGGAGCGAATTCTGATTACGTCGAGTACGTAAATCGCGATGAAGATGCCTCCGACGACGACGAGGAATTCGAATTCGCTTTCGTGACGAGAGATTCGGAGTTGCCTTCTCCAATTTCCGCCGACGAGATCTTCCACAACGGCCAAATCCGACCGGTCTACCCTGTTTTCAACAGAGATCTGTATTTGCAGAGTTTGCGTGAGAACGGATtagaaaaaggggaaaaggtTCGGCTGCCGTTGAAAAAGCTGTTTAGTGAGGAAAGGGAAACGGCGATGACGATGAAAACGACGTCGTCGTGCTCTTCGTCAGACGCGGACGAGCTCGACGGAGTTTCAGAGGACTTATATTGCGTGTGGCGGCCGGCGGCAGAGGGGAGGTGCAAAAAGAGCAGCTCCGCGGGATCGAATTCGAAGAGGTGGAAGTTTAAGGTGAAGGATTTGCTGCTGAATAGGAGCCACAGCGAGGGGAGCAACGAagattttgtgattttgagtAGGAGGAAGAAACAGAATGAAGAAGACGGAGGCAAATTGGCCCCGGTGAGTGGTGGAAAGACTAAGTCCGCGGCGGCCAGACCGCttccgcctcctcctcctcctccgccggtGTACGGTGGTGTGAAGCGGCGGTCGTACTTGCCGTATAGACAGGATTTAGTAGGGCTTTTCGCCGGTGTAAATGGACTAGGTAGGACTGTGCAGCCGTTTTGA
- the LOC125212240 gene encoding uncharacterized protein LOC125212240, with amino-acid sequence MGNSSEEEEYNAFLEKVKRTIYVDNLAPQVTESVMRTAFNQFGYVKSVQFIPVYLEPKNAPQSALVEMENPKQAVGIIEEMGKLPFMILGMPRPVRASAARLEMFDDRPRKPGRKIICRWLDPKEPEFEVAKKLKAAVGRHAAEALTVLEAQRAEEEKLANQQKEILKSHYNKYELLKTVIEDGSAKRLGLQYEIPLSDV; translated from the exons ATGGGCAATTCAAGTGAGGAAGAAGAGTATAATGCATTCTTGGAGAAGGTTAAAAGGACAATTTATGTGGATAACTTGGCACCCCAAGTTACTGAATCTGTGATGAGAACTGCTTTTAATCAGTTTGGGTATGTGAAGAGTGTTCAGTTCATCCCCGTCTATCTCGAACCCAAGAACGCGCCCCAATCTGCTCTTGTGGAGATGGAAAACCCAAAACAGGCAGTGGGTATCATTGAGGAGATGGGGAAATTACCTTTCATGATATTAGGGATGCCGCGGCCTGTCAGGGCATCTGCTGCTCGGCTGGAGATGTTCGATGATCGTCCCAGGAAGCCAGGGCGCAAAATCATTTGTCGTTGGTTGGACCCGAAGGAGCCTGAGTTTGAGGTAGCGAAGAAACTCAAGGCTGCAGTGGGGAGACATGCTGCAGAAGCATTAACAGTGCTCGAG GCGCAACGAGCAGAGGAAGAGAAACTTGCAAACCAGCAAAAGGAGATATTGAAATCACATTACAACAAGTATGAACTGTTGAAGACGGTCATTGAAGACGGAAGTGCTAAACGTTTGGGACTACAATATGAGATACCCCTTTCAGATGTATGA